DNA sequence from the Procambarus clarkii isolate CNS0578487 chromosome 9, FALCON_Pclarkii_2.0, whole genome shotgun sequence genome:
caccagtactaACCCGGAGCAACACTTGAAGAAATACAATATGGCGAAGGAAATAAAGGCCTAAGAATATATGGATAGAAGAACAACGCGTAGAAGAGTACGCAAGGTAAGGCAGGGCCATCATGATGGCTGGGTGTAGCCATGATGGCTGGGTGCTGCCATGATGGCTGGGTGCTGCCATGATGGCTGGGTGCCGCCATGATGGCTGGGTGTAGCCATGATGGCTGGGTGCCGCCATGATGGCTGGGTGTAGCCATGATGGCTGGGTGCTGCCATGATGGCTGGGTGCTGCCATGATGGCTGGGTGCCGCCATGATGGCTGGGTGTAGCCATGATGGCTGGGTGCCGCCATGATGGCTGGGTGCCGCCATGATGGCTGGGTGTAGCCATGATGGCTGGGTGCTGCCATGATGGCTGGGTGCTGCCATGATGGCTGGGTGCCGCCATGATGGCTGGGTGTAGCCATGATGGCTGGGTGCCGCCATGATGGCTGGGTGCCGCCATGATGGCTGGGTGTAGCCATGATGGCTGGGTGCCGCCATGATGGCTGGGTGCCGCCATGATGGCTGGGTGTAGCCATGATGGCTGGGTGCCGCCATGATGGCTGGGTGTAGCCATGATGGCTGGGTGCCATCAATTTTTAAACTATGGTGCACAGTTACAAAAACTATcatgtaaacaggaggatgggttgtgtgacacacacacacacacacacacacacacacacacacacacacacacacacacacacacacacacacacacacacacacacacacacataccctgatCACGTCTACAATTAGAGGCACTTCCGTAGTTTCAGTATAAACTGCGATTCAACAATGGCGATAGTTCCCGAGGCAGCCAAAAGTGGCGCTGCAAGCGATAATGGAAGTGATAATCAAGAGAACAGGTAAATGCGCAGAGTAAAAATAAACTGTGATTCATTCAATTGTTTGGCGACGATTGTGGTAAAGTGTAATGAGGGTTGAGGTGACGAGCAAACCCATAACAATACCACCAGGAGCGCGCGATTGAACAAGGTTATTCAAAACTCAATATCCCTCCGCAATGCTCACGGAGAAAACACAAATTGAGAAGAAGATAGATTTAATTAAAGCCTAAAAAAAATgctttataaaaaaaattcctcCTCTTTTTAAAGTTATAATATTGTCAAAAAGGCCTCGAGCGCAGATGTTGAAATATGGAAATAAGATGTCAATTAAGCGAGTTCCCAAAACATTAATTCATTCACTAACTAAATTTTTCAGATCTTATAATCAAATTTGAGCACTCATTACTAACTCTTCTTGGCTGAATTAAGACAAAAGTTAGTATAATTTGTGAAAATTTAATGAGGATTTGGTTTCGAGTGTTGCCGTCCTGGACCTCGAGGAGACAGTCACTGACGACACAGCGACGGAAACGACAGGGAGAGAGGCTGTGGAGAGAGTGCCAGATGTCGTGGTGGCACCCGAGTACACATCTGGCAGGAGGTGTACTCATGACACTCTGAGTACACCTCAGTTGTTTCAGAAGTTggaatagaaagcagagagagagagagagagagagagagagagagagagagagagagagagagagagagagagagagagagagagagagagagagagagagagagagagacagacagacagacagacagagagagacagagagagagagagagagagagagagagagagagagagagagagagagagagagagagagagagagagagagacagagagacagagagacagagagacagagagacagagagagacagagagacagagagacagagagacagagagacagagagacagagagacagagacagagagacagagagacagagagagagacagagagagagacagagagacagagagagagagacagagagagagagagagagagacagagagacagagagagagagagagagagagagagagagagagagagagagagagagagagagagagagagagagagagagagagagagagagagagagagagagagagagagagagagagagacagagagacagagacagagagacagagacagagagacagagagacagagagagagagagagagagagagagagagagagagagagagagagagagagagagagagagagagagagagagagagagagagagagagagagagacagacagagagagagacagacagagagagagacagagagagagagagacagagagacagagagacagagacagagagacagagagagagagagacagagacagagagagagagagacagagagagagagacagagagagagagagacagagagacagagagagagagagacagagagagacagagaggggggggggcaggcttcTGGGAACCAGGAGAAAGGGCCAGAATCATCTACCTGAGGCAGAGAGGCTGACATCTGAGGATTAAAGTGCCGGAGTGTTCACAAGAGGAAAGACGGTTTGGGAGGTCATAAGATAAGGAATAAACTAGAGAGCTTAGAGAGGGCAGAGAGCTTAGGGGAAGTAAGGTGAAAGGGGAGA
Encoded proteins:
- the LOC123766320 gene encoding mucin-1-like, translated to MATPSHHGGTQPSWLHPAIMAAPSHHGGTQPSWLHPAIMAAPSHHGGTQPSWLHPAIMAAPSHHGSTQPSWQHPAIMATPSHHGGTQPSWRHPAIMATPSHHGGTQPSWQHPAIMAAPSHHGYTQPSWRHPAIMATPSHHGGTQPSWQHPAIMAAPSHHGYTQPS